GAGCGCCCTGTTGAAGTAGGCGTCTGCATCGGTAGGAGCTGCTTTTGCTGCCAGGTTATAAAAAACATAGGCATCTTTCCAATTACCATCTTTACGGTAAATATCTCCCAGGGCCATATAGGCTGCTTCATAACCCGGATCAGAAATGATTGCTTTGCGGAAAGCGGTAATAGCAGCGTCTTTTTTATTGAGGTCTTCCTGGAAGCGGCCATAGGCATAGATAGGTTCTGCATTCACACTGTCCAGCCGGTATGCCAGCTGATAGTATTGCAGGCCATCCGGATTTTTCTGGGCCCGGAGCAGGTCGCCCAGCTCCATGAGTGCCTCGTATTCGGGATGGTCGCCGGCAGCGCTGACAGCCATGCGCAGGTGCTGGATGGTGGCGCTGGTGTCTTTATGGTCTTCTGCTATCCTGGCTTTCAGGTAATAGGCCTGGTCTTTTGCATCGGCAGAACGGGTGAGGATATCCGCGATACTGTCTGCCTGCTGATAATGTTTATCTAATACCTGTGCTGTGGCGAGTTTATAGCGGAGGTAAGAATATTCCGGTGCACCTTTCAGGGCGCGGGTGAAAAGTTCCGCCGCCTTTTTGTTGTTGCTGCTGGCAAGTGCTGCTTCTCCGGCCCCGGCCCAGTATTCAACGTTGGCAGTATCCAGTGCGGCTGCCTTTTCAAAATCTTTCAACGATAGCTCCGGATGTGTATTAAACAGCAATAGTGCCCGACGGTAGTATAAGGGCGGATTGTCCGGGAACTTTTCCAGCGAGTCGGTTACCGGCCGGATGATATCACTATAATATACTGAGTCAGCAGCGGCGTTCTGCTGCTGCTGACTGTTTTTATTGTCTTTATTATTGTTATTGCAGGCTGAAATGGCCAGCCCCAAGGCAAGGATAGTTAGTCTTCTCATAATCAGCGCCAAATTAACGGCTTAATTCTGAATTCTGAAACTCTAACTGCATTAAAGTCTTTTTTAAAGCGGAATAATCTGCCGGAATAACGATGGAGGACTTCTCTTTGCCGTAAAGACTCATCACCTTGGCAGGGGTATGGATCTCATCGCGGATAGACTTGGGCGCGGTGTCCTCAAATTTAACCGGGTGGGCTGTTTCCAGGAAAACGCCGGTCACTTCAGGATCTTCTGCCAGGTATTTCTGGAGGCCCAGGTAGCCTACGGCGCCGTGTGGGTCCAGCATATAGTGGGATTCTTTGTAAACGCGTTCCATGGTACGGGCAGTCTCTTTATCGCTAAAGCTGTAAGAGCTCATGCTGGCAGCCAGTTGCGGTAAATTTTTCCCGTATAACTCCAGCACACGTACGAAATTGCTGGGATCAGCTACGTCCATGGCGTTGGAAAGGGTTGGGACTGCACGTCCAGGCTCGTATTTGCCGGATTGCATATAGCGTGGTACGGTATCATTGGTGTTGGTGGCCGCTATGAAGTGGTGTACCGGCAGGCCGATGGCAGCAGCCATCATACCCGCGCAGATGTTACCGAAGTTGCCGCTCGGAACAGAAAATACAACGTTAGGATGCGCCGCTTTCATTTGTTTGTAGGCCAGGAAATAGTAGAACATCTGCGGCAGCCAGCGGGCTACATTGATAGAGTTGGCGGATGTCAGCGGGCGTTTGGCCTGTACTTCCTGGTCAAGGAAAGCGGTTTTCACCATTTGCTGACAATCGTCGAAAGTGCCTAAAACCTCCAGTGCGCGAATGTTTCCGCCCAGTGTGGTCAGCTGTTTCTCCTGTAAGGTACTCACCATTCTGGAAGGGTAGAGGATGATCACCTCCACACCCGGAACATTATAGAAGCCACTGGCAACAGCCGCGCCGGTGTCTCCGGATGTTGCTACCAGTACTGTAACCGGTGTATTGGCATTCCGGCGGAAGTAACCCAGACAGCCAGCCATAAACCTGGCGCCAACATCCTTGAAGGCAAGGGTAGGGCCGTGGAAGAGTTCCAGCGCATAGGTAGCACGGGAAACCTTTTGTATCGGGAATGGAAAGTGCAGGGTATCTGCTACTATCTTCTTTAATTTATCTTCAGGAATTTCATCTCCTACAAAGGCCTTAATAACCTCATAACCAATTTCGTGGTCGGAATATTTGTCCAGGTTTTTGATAAAAGCCGGATCTAGCTGGGGTATTACCTCCGGAAAATACAATCCTTTATCAGGTGCCATACTGGTGGTAACAGCAGTCTCAAAGGAAACTTTATGTGTCGGATTTTGCAAGCTGTAGTACTGCATAGAACAATCTTTAAAAAGTTAATCAATCACCTTTACTCCTGCTGTATTAATACGGGAAACGTATATTTTATAGTCTACTCCCAACGGAGCGTATACTTTATCCATTGTTTCTGCCACTTTCCGGGCATTGGCTTCGCCTTTGCTCAGCATGAATACGGAAGGTCCTGATCCGCTGATGCCACCACCGAGGGCGCCGGCTTCTTTGGATTTGATCTTTAATTCATGGAAAGCCGGAATCAATATAGAGCGTACCGGTTCCACGATCACATCTTCCAGGGAGCGGCTGATCAGGTCATAATCGTCCTGGTAGAGGCCTGCCACCAGTGCACCAACGTTGCCCCACTGGCGGATGGCATCTGTCATTAGTACTTTCTGCTTCAGGATTTCACGGGCATCAGAAGTTTTCACTTCTATCTGCGGGTGAATAACTGTTACCCATAACTCATCAGGGGAGTGCAGGGAGATGATGTCCAGTGGTTTATAGCTCCTGACCATGGTGAAACCACCGAGGATGGCCGGGGCTACGTTGTCGGCATGGGCCGAACCGGATGCCAGTCTTTCCCCTTCCATGGCAAAGCGTACCAGTTGCTTGCGGGTGAAAGGCTCACCGAGCAGGTAGTTGGCGCCTACTACAGCACCTGCACTGCTGGCAGCGCTGGAGCCGATACCACTTCCGGGATGTATATTTTTGAATATTTCTATTTCTATGCCAACTTCAGGGTTTTCATATTTCTGTAGTAATGCCTGCACAGCGACGCCGGCCACGTTTTTTAGCGGGTCCAGTGGCAGGTCAGCGCCGTGAACGGCGGTAATACGGATGCCGGGTTCATTGCTCCTGCGCAGGATCATTTCATCGCCTGGTGCGTCCATAGCCAGTCCTATTACATCAAAGCCGCAGGCAACATTAGCAACAGTGCCGGGAGCAAATACTTTTATAGAATCCATATGCTTAATTTAATATAATGAAATTTAGGAACAGTGAATGCAGTGAGAAGGATAATGAAAAATTAATCCTATCTCGCCGTTCTGATGATGTCCGCAAATATCCCGGATGCTGTCACATCTGCGCCCGCACCTGCTCCTTTCACGATCAGTGGCTGTTCCTTGTATCTGCTGGTAGTATATAATACGATATTGTCTTTTCCTTCCAGGTTGTAGAACGGATGTTCCGGCGCTACCTGCTGTAAGCCTACAGATGCTTTTCCTTCTTCATAGCGGGCAACGAACTTCAGGCGTTTGCCCTGGCTGGCTGCATCGTGGAGCAGGCCGTTGAAATGACCGGCATGAACGTCCAGCTGCTCGTAGAAATCGGCCACAGAAGGGGCGTTCAGACAAGCATCCGGCAGGAAAAGATTGTTGGTGATATCGCCCATTTCCATTTTAGCGCCACTTTCACGGGCGAGGATCAGGATCTTACGCATAACATCGGTGCCGCTCAGGTCTATACGTGGGTCTGGTTCGGTGTAACCTTCGTCCTGTGCGGCTTTCACCACCTTGCGGAAGTCGGCACCGTTCACGAAATTGTTGAACACGAAATTCAGACTGCCGCTCAGTACCGCTTCGATGCTGTGTACACGGTCGCCGCTGCGGATCAGGTCATTAAGCGTATTGATAACTGGCAAACCTGCACCCACATTGGTTTCGAACAGGAAAGAAGCGTCATATTTTCGTGCCAGTTCTTTCAGTTCTTTATAATATTGGAAGTCTGAAGAGCAGGCAATTTTGTTGCAGGTAACCACAGAAATTCCATGTTGCAGGAATTCGCGGTATACCTTGGCTACATCAGCACTGGCGGTATTATCAACAAATACACTGTTGCGAAGGTTGAGTGCTTTTATCTGTGCGATATACTGTTGCAGGTCGTTGGTATCGCCCTGTGGCAGCTGTTCGCGCCAGTCGCTCAGCTTAATGCCGTATTCACTCAGCAGCATATTCTTGCTGTTGGCAAGTCCTGTTACACGGATTTGCAGTCCCAGTTCATTCTGGAGGAAGCTTTGTTGTTGCTGCAGTTGTTCCAGCAGTTTGCTGCCTACGTTGCCGGCGCCGGCGATGAAGAGGTTCACCTGTTTCAGCGGCTGCTCAAAGAATGTTTCGTGTATCAGGTTGAGGGCTTTCTTCACGTCTGCTTTATTGATAACTGCGGAGATATTTTTTTCGGTAGATCCCTGCGCGATCGCTCGTACGTTCACTCCATTGCGACCCAGTGTGCCAAACAGTTTACCGCTGGTGCCGTGATGGTTCTTCATTTTATCACCTACTACCGCTACGATGCAGAGGTCTTTTTCAACCAGCAGCGGTTCTATTTTCTTTTCGTGTATCTCTGTCGCAAACTCTTCATCTACGGTGGCTTTGGCGGCCAGCATCTCATTTTCATGGATACCTACGGTGATGGAGTGTTCGGAAGAACTCTGTGTGATGAGGATAACGTTTATCCGTTCCCGTGAGAGTGCTTCAAACAATCGTTTGGAGAATCCGGGGATGCCCACCATGCCGCTACCTTCGAGGGTTAGCAGGGCGATGTGCTGTATGCCGGAGATACCGGTAACAGGGAAGTTGCGGTCGGTGCCGTCGTGGATCAGGGTGCCGTAGTCGTTAGGAGCGAAGGTGTTTTTGATCCAAACGGGGATACGCTTGTCCATTACGGGTTGTATGGTAGGCGGATAAATTACTTTGGCGCCGAAGTGCGACAGCTCCATGGCTTCTTCGTAGGAGATGTGTGCAATCGGGATGGCTTGTGATACCATGCGTGGGTCGGCGGTCATCATGCCGCTGACGTCTGTCCAGATATCGAGCAGGTCTGCGTTTACAGCTGCTGCGATGATGGCGGCAGTATAGTCGGAGCCACCGCGGCCAAGTGTGGTGGTTTCTCCTTCGGGAGTGGAGGCTACAAAGCCGGGTAATACGGTGTAGTCGGCCTGCTGCTGCTCGAAGAAGGATTTGATATTGTGATTGGTCGCTGCGAAGTTAACGGCAGCATGTCCAAAGTTGTTGTCGGTAACGATAAGTTCGCGGCTGTCTTTCCAGGTGGCGTTGAGGCCCTGTTGTTTCAGTTTTTCCGCTACGAACACGCAGGAGATCAGTTCACCGAAGCTCATGATTTTATCCAGGCTCCTTCTGCTGAGTTCACCTATCTGGAAGATGCCGTCGCAGAGGTTTTCCAGGGCGTTCAATTTCTTTTTCAGCTGGCTGATAAGGCTGCTTTGTGCAGTGATGGGGAATAACTCACGGATGGCGGTAAGGTGGCGGGTTTCAATTTCTTCCAGTACTGATTTATATTGATCGTTGCCGGCGCTGGCGAGCTGCCCGCAGCTGATCAGTTTATCGGTGATACCTCCCATGGCAGATACTACGATGGCGTATTTTCCAGCGGGCTTATTTTCTTTCAGTATGAGGCAAACTTGTTCTATGGCTTTAGCACTGCCTACGGATGTACCGCCGAATTTTAAAACTTGCATATTAAATAAAGTTTATACGTATGGATTTTCCGGTTCCTCCCGGGTAGTTACCGCTCATTGCGGTCGTTGGATGATATGTGAAAATTAACCCCGCGATGGGGTAATAATTGTGGTCGTAATAATAGTGCTCATGCATTCCCCTGAGGAGGGAGTGAAGGAGAGGTGATATGTGGAGAGGTGTTGCACTATTACTTTATTGTGACGATTGTGTTACAAAAGTCTATATTTCCGATGGTAAATTAAAGTGCAGTGGCGATATTTTGAAATATTTCAATGTTTGGCATTTTAGATTGTAAATGTTTAATAATTTATTGTTTTATTAGAAATTGTTATTGTTAAATGCGGTATTTGTGTAGATCTTGCATTTGCGTTTAGTCGGGAAGGTAAGATGGGATTGTTGTTTGTGTGACAATTACATGACTTTGTGAGTCGTTTTGCATACCGATTATAGATGAGTGCCGTGATTGGATGACTTTTATTGTATGAAGAAGATTCATTATACTTGCCTTAGTTAATGAATGTTCCATGAAATCATTGCGGATCTGCTTACTCCTCATTTCCATTGCTGTGCTGATAACTATTACCCGAAGTACCGCACAAACATCCCCGGCTGCATATTTCGGGAACCATCACTACGCCTTCGATCCGGTAAGCGGATTTGATGCACCAGCAGCAGTAGCCAGCCGGCTTCAACCTTATAAGGTGATATTATTAGGTCAGGGAGGCTCTCATTTTCTCCCTGCTTATGATGAACTGCGGGTGCCGTTATTGCAATTTCTGCATCAGCAATTGCAGGTAAATGATATCTTCCTGGAGTTTGGGAGCACCGCAGCATTGTTGTACAACGATTACCTGACTACCGGCAATCTTTCACTGATAAAACCGGTTAAAATGCCTTCCTGGCAAATGTGCTGGGAAAAGCTGCATGACTGGCGGCAGACAGATAAAGTGCCTTTGCATGTGTATGGCATCGATTTCGAACGGCCTTCACCTTACCTCAAAGCACTTAGAACAGATTTTCCGGAATTGATGACAGCCATCCCGGAACTTAAAGCGCTACCGGATACACTGCAGCAATTAGCATGTCAGGATATAGCCCACATAAATAAAGTATTGCAAAAATCATCTTCCGCAAAATCAGCAAAAGATATCTGGCTCCGCCTCATCATCGAAAACCCCGGCAGTTGCAACGACAAGATGAAAAACAGGAACCGCAATATGTACAGGCAGTTCCTTAGAATTGACAGCATTACAAAAGCAAGCCGGTATTTCGGTGAGTTAGGGAATGCACATACGGTTAAAAGTGCCAGAAATTTTTCCTGGCAGCTGGACCATGCCCCCGGTTATGAAAATCAGGTAGCCGTTATAAATACATGGTGTCAGGGCTGCACGACTGAGGTGGAGCCTGTATCTAACTGGCAACTGGCCGGTATTGAAAAATTGATTCCTTTACTGATGCCATGGTGCACTTCTAAGTATACTTTTTTTGACTTCACCTCCGAAACAGACCTGCCCGAAGTGAAAAAATTACGGACATCCGGCGAATTTCTGCTGATCGTAAGATGCGATCTGCCAAATCATTAAAAAATCTCCCTAAATCTTTATAAGAGGTAAGGAAATACCAATAATTTATCGTTAACTTTAGCCAGTAAACAAATACAGGCATTGTCTGAATCGTTAAAATACACATCCAATAGTCAGCTTCGCTACTATTTTCTCATGGCCACCCTCGCCATGGATTCGGCTTTGTCATAACCCACTCATCTTACCCTTATAGGGTCTTTTCCTGTAATTATAGCGTAACTTTGCAGTAGCGGATAAACCTGCTTCATCGTTATATCACTACTTCAGCTTTTGCTGTCAGTCCGGCTATTCTTACACGAATGGTTTTCAACAACCAGCAATACAAACTGGTTATCATCTCAGGAACTATTTTTAATCGATCAGCTATTATGCAGGTATCTGCCTGATTATCTATCTATATAAAAATTATACACCAGAACAATATCATACACCAACACAATCCTATTCATATTTCAATATTCCTGTTATGCCACATTATCATAAACTAGGACAAGTGCCACATAAGCGCCATACCCAGTTCCGCAAGCCGGACGGAGGCCTCTATTCTGAGCAGCTGTTCTCTACGGAAGGGTTTTCTTCCCACTCCACATTACTATACCATTGTCATCCGCCTACCGAAATAGTAAAAGTGGATGAACCTTATAATGTGGCGCCACAGGTGGCAGAAGAAAAAATGCTGAAACACCGCAGCTTCCAGGGTTTTAACATCCAGCCGGAAGACGATTTCCTTAAAAGCCGCAAAGCGGTATTAGTTAATAACGACCTCCATATCGTACTGGCCGCTCCACGCAAAAGCATGAGCGACTACTTCTATAAAAACGCCGATGCCGATGAAATGATCTTCGTTCATGAAGGCTCCGGTACGCTCAAAACCCAGTACGGACAATTGAAATTCGGTTACGGCGATTACCTCGTCATTCCAAGAGGTACCATCTACCAGATTTCTTTTGATACAGAAAATAACAGGCTGTTCATTGTGGAATCGTTTAGCCCTATCCGTTATCCCAAACGGTACCTCAGCAAATATGGCCAGCTGCTGGAACATTCTCCTTACTGCGAAAGGGATATCAGACAGCCGGAAAACCTCCAGACAATCGACCTGGAAGGCGACTTCCTCATCAATATCAAAAAGAAAGGAGTTATGTACCCGATCCACTACAAACATCATCCGTTTGATGTGATCGGCTGGGATGGCTGCGAATATCCGTTTGCCTTTTCTATCCACGACTTCGAACCGATTACGGGCCGCGTGCACCAGCCACCACCGGTTCACCAGACATTTGAAGGTTCCAACTTTGTGGTATGCTCCTTCTGTCCGCGGCTGTTCGATTACCATCCACAGGCCATCCCTGCTCCTTACAATCACAGCAATATCGATAGCGATGAAGTTTTATACTATGTAGATGGCGATTTTATGAGCCGTAAACATGTTACGCGCGGCATGATCACACTACATCCTGCCGGTATACCGCATGGTCCGCATCCCGGCGCTGTGGAAAAAAGCATCGGCGCAAAAGAAACAAAAGAACTGGCAGTGATGGTAGATACCTTCCACCCGCTACAGATAACAGCAGCAGCACTCGGTATAGAAGATGGCTCCTATACCATGAGCTGGGCAGAATAAAATTAAAACCTGCTCAAAAACCAACCAACCACATTACAACAAAATCTTTAAACAAATTAATGTTATGGAAACAGCTACCAGGAACACCACTACAACTACCGGTCAGCAAGACTTTTTACCACTCAACGGTACAGACTATGTTGAGTTTTATGTAGGTAACGCAAAACAGGCAGCTAACTTTTATAAAACAGCTTTCGGCTTTCAGTCTGCCGCTTATGCAGGCCCTGAAACCGGCATCAGAGACCGTGTTTCTTATGTGCTGACACAAAATAAACTCCGCTTCGTATTTACGTCTGCGTTACATCCGGAAGGTCCTATCGCAGAACATGTAAAAGCACACGGTGATGGTATCAAAGTGCTGGCCCTCTGGGTAGATGATGCACGTTCGGCATACGAAGAAACCATTAAACGTGGCGCTAAATCATACATGGAGCCTACCGTGGAAAAAGATGAATTCGGCGAAGTAGTACGCAGTGGTATCCATACCTACGGTGATACCGTTCACATCTTTGTAGAACGTAAAAATTACAAAGGCGCTTTCATGCCAGGCTACCGCGAATGGAAAACCGTTTACAACCCGGCTGATGCAGGTTTACAATATGTAGACCATTGCGTAGGTAACGTAGGCTGGAACGAAATGAATACCTGGGTAGATTTCTACGAACAGGTAATGGGTTTCCGCAACCTGCTCTCCTTCGATGATAAAGATATCTCTACCGAATACTCTGCACTCATGAGTAAAGTAATGAGTAACGGTAACGGACGTGTGAAATTTCCTATCAATGAACCTGCAGAAGGTAAAAAGAAATCTCAGATCGAAGAGTACCTCGACTTCTATGGCGGCCCTGGTGTACAACACGTAGCCATTGCTACCAACGATATCGTAAAAACTGTAACTGAACTGCAATCCCGCGGTGTGGAATTCCTCACCGTTCCTTCTTCTTACTATGAAACACTGCTGGACAGAGTAGGTAAGATAGATGAAGAAATTGCGCCGCTGCAGAAACTGGGGATCCTCGTAGACCGCGATGATGAAGGATACCTGTTACAGATCTTCACCAAACCGGTGCAGGACCGCCCTACCGTATTCTTTGAAATCATTCAGCGTAAAGGTGCGCAATCCTTTGGTAAAGGGAACTTTAAGGCACTGTTCGAATCTATCGAAAGAGAACAGGCGCTGAGAG
This window of the Chitinophaga sp. Cy-1792 genome carries:
- a CDS encoding lipopolysaccharide assembly protein LapB; this encodes MRRLTILALGLAISACNNNNKDNKNSQQQQNAAADSVYYSDIIRPVTDSLEKFPDNPPLYYRRALLLFNTHPELSLKDFEKAAALDTANVEYWAGAGEAALASSNNKKAAELFTRALKGAPEYSYLRYKLATAQVLDKHYQQADSIADILTRSADAKDQAYYLKARIAEDHKDTSATIQHLRMAVSAAGDHPEYEALMELGDLLRAQKNPDGLQYYQLAYRLDSVNAEPIYAYGRFQEDLNKKDAAITAFRKAIISDPGYEAAYMALGDIYRKDGNWKDAYVFYNLAAKAAPTDADAYFNRALCQENLGKKDMALEDYSKASSFRKDFKAAKEAISRLSKK
- the thrC gene encoding threonine synthase, coding for MQYYSLQNPTHKVSFETAVTTSMAPDKGLYFPEVIPQLDPAFIKNLDKYSDHEIGYEVIKAFVGDEIPEDKLKKIVADTLHFPFPIQKVSRATYALELFHGPTLAFKDVGARFMAGCLGYFRRNANTPVTVLVATSGDTGAAVASGFYNVPGVEVIILYPSRMVSTLQEKQLTTLGGNIRALEVLGTFDDCQQMVKTAFLDQEVQAKRPLTSANSINVARWLPQMFYYFLAYKQMKAAHPNVVFSVPSGNFGNICAGMMAAAIGLPVHHFIAATNTNDTVPRYMQSGKYEPGRAVPTLSNAMDVADPSNFVRVLELYGKNLPQLAASMSSYSFSDKETARTMERVYKESHYMLDPHGAVGYLGLQKYLAEDPEVTGVFLETAHPVKFEDTAPKSIRDEIHTPAKVMSLYGKEKSSIVIPADYSALKKTLMQLEFQNSELSR
- a CDS encoding homoserine kinase, which codes for MDSIKVFAPGTVANVACGFDVIGLAMDAPGDEMILRRSNEPGIRITAVHGADLPLDPLKNVAGVAVQALLQKYENPEVGIEIEIFKNIHPGSGIGSSAASSAGAVVGANYLLGEPFTRKQLVRFAMEGERLASGSAHADNVAPAILGGFTMVRSYKPLDIISLHSPDELWVTVIHPQIEVKTSDAREILKQKVLMTDAIRQWGNVGALVAGLYQDDYDLISRSLEDVIVEPVRSILIPAFHELKIKSKEAGALGGGISGSGPSVFMLSKGEANARKVAETMDKVYAPLGVDYKIYVSRINTAGVKVID
- the thrA gene encoding bifunctional aspartate kinase/homoserine dehydrogenase I, yielding MQVLKFGGTSVGSAKAIEQVCLILKENKPAGKYAIVVSAMGGITDKLISCGQLASAGNDQYKSVLEEIETRHLTAIRELFPITAQSSLISQLKKKLNALENLCDGIFQIGELSRRSLDKIMSFGELISCVFVAEKLKQQGLNATWKDSRELIVTDNNFGHAAVNFAATNHNIKSFFEQQQADYTVLPGFVASTPEGETTTLGRGGSDYTAAIIAAAVNADLLDIWTDVSGMMTADPRMVSQAIPIAHISYEEAMELSHFGAKVIYPPTIQPVMDKRIPVWIKNTFAPNDYGTLIHDGTDRNFPVTGISGIQHIALLTLEGSGMVGIPGFSKRLFEALSRERINVILITQSSSEHSITVGIHENEMLAAKATVDEEFATEIHEKKIEPLLVEKDLCIVAVVGDKMKNHHGTSGKLFGTLGRNGVNVRAIAQGSTEKNISAVINKADVKKALNLIHETFFEQPLKQVNLFIAGAGNVGSKLLEQLQQQQSFLQNELGLQIRVTGLANSKNMLLSEYGIKLSDWREQLPQGDTNDLQQYIAQIKALNLRNSVFVDNTASADVAKVYREFLQHGISVVTCNKIACSSDFQYYKELKELARKYDASFLFETNVGAGLPVINTLNDLIRSGDRVHSIEAVLSGSLNFVFNNFVNGADFRKVVKAAQDEGYTEPDPRIDLSGTDVMRKILILARESGAKMEMGDITNNLFLPDACLNAPSVADFYEQLDVHAGHFNGLLHDAASQGKRLKFVARYEEGKASVGLQQVAPEHPFYNLEGKDNIVLYTTSRYKEQPLIVKGAGAGADVTASGIFADIIRTAR
- a CDS encoding homogentisate 1,2-dioxygenase → MPHYHKLGQVPHKRHTQFRKPDGGLYSEQLFSTEGFSSHSTLLYHCHPPTEIVKVDEPYNVAPQVAEEKMLKHRSFQGFNIQPEDDFLKSRKAVLVNNDLHIVLAAPRKSMSDYFYKNADADEMIFVHEGSGTLKTQYGQLKFGYGDYLVIPRGTIYQISFDTENNRLFIVESFSPIRYPKRYLSKYGQLLEHSPYCERDIRQPENLQTIDLEGDFLINIKKKGVMYPIHYKHHPFDVIGWDGCEYPFAFSIHDFEPITGRVHQPPPVHQTFEGSNFVVCSFCPRLFDYHPQAIPAPYNHSNIDSDEVLYYVDGDFMSRKHVTRGMITLHPAGIPHGPHPGAVEKSIGAKETKELAVMVDTFHPLQITAAALGIEDGSYTMSWAE
- the hppD gene encoding 4-hydroxyphenylpyruvate dioxygenase; translated protein: METATRNTTTTTGQQDFLPLNGTDYVEFYVGNAKQAANFYKTAFGFQSAAYAGPETGIRDRVSYVLTQNKLRFVFTSALHPEGPIAEHVKAHGDGIKVLALWVDDARSAYEETIKRGAKSYMEPTVEKDEFGEVVRSGIHTYGDTVHIFVERKNYKGAFMPGYREWKTVYNPADAGLQYVDHCVGNVGWNEMNTWVDFYEQVMGFRNLLSFDDKDISTEYSALMSKVMSNGNGRVKFPINEPAEGKKKSQIEEYLDFYGGPGVQHVAIATNDIVKTVTELQSRGVEFLTVPSSYYETLLDRVGKIDEEIAPLQKLGILVDRDDEGYLLQIFTKPVQDRPTVFFEIIQRKGAQSFGKGNFKALFESIEREQALRGNL